A region of Syngnathoides biaculeatus isolate LvHL_M chromosome 20, ASM1980259v1, whole genome shotgun sequence DNA encodes the following proteins:
- the golgb1 gene encoding golgin subfamily B member 1 — protein sequence MFSRLATVLQELSGEEGQDGETQEGELVPHLPADAGQTPAESAAHEEATERLAHLEQLVVKLKELIRDKEAQLAGKDALLKNERETSEARFSKLKLQAKAKITSLSKQIDDLKGQDGAISPDSSFSRDVVVEGDLQEVQSKLREEEANSAELRERLQVTEKLLKEKEDAHTEQLRLLQAVVCDKDVRFQEQIQKHEEELMRVTAQSSKDTELQQALYVAQRRCEELEETLKSNSQVLEMLQQEVTSADRQKQILTAQFREMEGELTEALKQKEEWVQRSSKADTALQEVLAQAKEDVARYESELSSLKEAASISLEKEKTEVARLEKEMAFINYSARACRDESEKDKLEISRLEKELMSLREAESEVVQASRSNLEETKSQVEKLERELACLVEGQEEAKKNSEVLAEIWRHLLPLTLQDVHPSEDIVVPGDLSLVLDTVLTIETQVTKLKDDHREGEERCVELRQTMEALQEQLDRSTTEKEDSIAKVQQLEQQIASNSERDSEEQQARVSSEADRATILTLEQRLSEKNDELSVLRECLRVAEERSTGDAASAQNLDQPPVQVEIDDTGDNSATPPDCLEDTQEEETTLVAEDTSVLSISAVNESSPQFILHQESPEESKGTSSDEMVASTDSEVAHSSWTLLEAVNQDGRQEWPSVMQDLSQLQSWETTSMEQETSTISLSSSSVIIRETVAVDITQEGASTEIASRGLFAEAMAEELQKKYSELLAEIQTLREAAAESQEKIKTVEEETQRLTAEREEVASRASDLEEELKSAREALQSLSQQSSCEAEKHSAEMCLLVEQINILSSDTQTKEQEIHALQADLEMARQDLSKQESWGLTLSAQLEDRELLSSQLERKLQDVENSMLEQSQMSAVDNDSLSKKDSEICELQIRLSQKEQQMTELDESTSAKLSQAEEERVLVHSEVSKLKEQLAELQDLREETSTAGDEELVSLRKSKEELESQLVTTRKKLQVVLVQRKELMKKVTDMETEAKDNAAKEEMAPFDVQKSLAEEMEAKLTELQQTLRSKDEAIENLQCKISEQEQLLSETLALNRELNKQAESSKQADVYADNTLLQSQVASLETECQTLQKKLVEAQESRKESNRKAKEKERHHRDQLKQQEEEYNDLMGRFQVQSDEREVLLTKLRELEDKMRPQEEELLPRESKELVANTEKTSANDWVQEDWVDFAASETDSGQPQSSVQGQQLTDQSEVLFVPLEEPLKALKEEIQNMRMANSELENKLQETQTSLLQKETELQDVSKELQELRENERQIEALSDEINDLREKYRQAESCAEALKAEMEAATTAASCQSASSIAALQAEVEDFKVFLDNKNQEITELSQQLCEQNTLIVSMQGTVGQKDQLIASLEEKLKEEQEKSKNLDVEVPQKQEEEDNEAKLQQLQRKLQAALISRKEVLKENKSQKEQLSSSDTLIAELQQKMQVAQDELEKLTAERTRLIDEVDRMLLENQSLGSSCESLKLAMESIASEKDACRRQGELAKEEAARVCKGWEEKVDAMKDEYETLLRSYENVSDEAERVRRVLETARQERQELAAKARASEASRQEAEMQAEEARKEVESVKEKMRKFMKAKQQKILELEEEMERLRQGQEKELVKSEDEAQTTELKRLREEMQTLKAELDTAVTERDAFAQRVEQLKESFDQVEGQSYTAPVVGDVQPSDPVVTETEMVEHKETPKETPDDNVSSTSALAAGSEPTREEVLFENKMKEMELAFTSEREHWVERETELKARLASLERDLQESNKKVTLMTSLEESLQESKQREKSLIEESSQRDLQLKEHLRNLENEKDNLEERLMNQLAQLNGSIAGYQQEVADLHERLAELKRETEKLEKERSDLEAEARVQTDRASRLEEDMRQALRHRAEAEAETGKHRELEQQLRSAQRVKEGSQSRARQLEELLREKQLEVRQLQKDSIQYQERISELGVEAKALQLGHSELSKNLQQSREETSKNLEDLKRTEAELASCRSNLNEAKEQLSLVIFQKTSLEQNVLQKEALWKAEAEQTLDSVRFRLGAELKQMELRLEEAYSERGKEEEATREAREAANVSDRRAQQMQARLDESIARLAAFSRCMSSLQDDRDRVLDEARQWETRFNDALLGKEAEVRDKEIRARELAEKLHKESSLKEELQLLVERLEKADKEWQLKLDEAEKNLSESRAEAEKEHTELLQTSAELRSAQTQVRLLTGDVESHNQRACALEEAVARLQEDVGKARADLQEREADDRRLCLTLEQLEEDLHNSKALTESLQVELHEKEKREVEMLAEKEQAVTQAAEEARKEAECRARDAEEDLERIRGELRDSEEKHRQVEEESDGRRAKLDSFTKAMGSLQDDRDRVLNMYKQLEEKHLQVMVDKDAVIQEAASESNSLKEELRSLLVQRDDLYAEKAKLSAQLHGYRDELKQVLSMKDSQHKRLLAAQQERIASLEKERRDLESALSGVGESEAVQVERVTPLQGVDAPGAEVEKLREQLEAAREQVQALEENLLKEREEHERETKELSELRWEGGLMRTESESAQERVAELARDLLAVEQKLLEEKELAAQLRAENQSFGKAMASLQDSKDQAENKVRQLGLKLDEATKVVNPSTGSSGEVWSLKNALQALQNDRERLLEQLQAQTTELKTNKSELARLGAGELIKVSQELSEEKNKNTNMASVVVEMENMAVRDKQEIEALRLEREDWMAQAERLKEQTLGALSERDQQLRQLTAMLEEARARKPKRQKEQYHREASQEVDSAPGAPQERSNLQEVHVSHGHLSQLRQRLEEETQQRLAAEEQLMEAQDRLRRQAKWEEQSETAVFIEPPEGSVTRTRRGTTGLLRALRAGTCWRRRTPLLLGVYLLSVHVLLLLCVGGFL from the exons ATGTTCAGCCGCCTGGCGACAGTCCTCCAGGAGCTctctggagaggagggtcaaGATGGAGAGACACAG GAGGGCGAGCTCGTACCTCACCTTCCTGCCGACGCGGGCCAGACTCCCGCAGAGTCTGCGGCCCACGAGGAGGCTACGGAGCGTCTCGCCCACCTGGAGCAGCTGGTGGTGAAGCTGAAGGAGCTCATCCGTGACAAGGAGGCCCAGCTGGCTGGCAAAGATGCACTGCTCAAG AATGAAAGGGAGACCAGCGAGGCTCGCTTTAGTAAACTCAAACTACAGGCCAAAGCCAAGATAACCTCCCTCAGCAAGCAGATTGATGATTTGAAGGGACAAGATGGAGCAATT AGCCCTGACAGCTCTTTTTCAAGAGATGTGGTTGTGGAGGGCGACCTGCAAGAGGTGCAGAGTAAGCTACGTGAGGAGGAGGCCAACAGCGCCGAGCTGCGAGAACGACTCCAGGTCACCGAGAAGCTGCTGAAGGAAAAGGAGGACGCCCACACTGAGCAGCTGAGGCTCCTCCAGGCGGTGGTGTGCGACAAGGACGTACGCTTCCAGGAACAGATCCAGAAACATGAAGAGGAGCTGATGAGGGTCACTGCGCAATCGTCCAAAGATACCGAGCTGCAGCAG GCACTCTACGTGGCCCAGCGGCGGTGTGAAGAGCTTGAGGAAACCTTGAAATCCAACTCACAAGTGTTGGAAATGCTCCAGCAGGAAGTCACCAGTGCGGATCGACAAAAGCAG ATCCTGACTGCTCAGTTCCGGGAAATGGAAGGAGAGCTTACTGAAGCCCTCAAGCAAAAGGAGGAATGGGTCCAGCGGTCCAGCAAAGCTGATACGGCCCTCCAAGAAGTGCTGGCGCAAGCTAAAGAAGACGTGGCGAGGTACGAGAGCGAGCTATCGTCCCTGAAAGAGGCGGCGAGCATCAGCCTGGAGAAAGAGAAGACAGAAGTTGCCAGGCTGGAAAAAGAGATGGCTTTCATAAATTACAGCGCCCGAGCGTGTCGTGATGAGTCAGAGAAAGACAAGTTGGAAATATCTCGCCTCGAAAAGGAGCTCATGTCTTTGAGAGAGGCCGAGTCCGAAGTGGTCCAGGCCAGTCGGAGCAACCTTGAGGAGACGAAATCACAGGTTGAAAAGCTGGAGCGAGAGCTAGCTTGTCTTGTAGAGGGGCAAGAAGAGGCTAAAAAAAACAGCGAGGTCTTGGCTGAGATTTGGAGGCATTTACTACCTCTCACCCTCCAAGACGTACACCCATCAGAGGACATTGTGGTCCCAGGTGACCTTTCGCTTGTTCTGGACACTGTGCTGACCATTGAGACACAAGTGACTAAGCTGAAAGATGATCACAGGGAGGGTGAGGAACGCTGTGTTGAGCTCAGACAAACCATGGAGGCTCTGCAAG AACAACTGGACAGATCCACAACTGAAAAAGAAGACAGCATTGCTAAGGTTCAGCAGCTAGAGCAGCAGATCGCGTCG AATTCCGAAAGGGATTCAGAGGAGCAACAAGCAAGAGTGTCTTCTGAAGCTGACAGAG CGACCATATTGACATTGGAGCAACGGCTGTCGGAAAAAAACGATGAGCTTAGCGTCTTGCGAGAATGTCTGCGGGTGGCCGAAGAGCGGAGCACCGGGGATGCTGCGTCGGCTCAAAATCTTGACCAACCTCCAGTCCAGGTTGAAATTGATGACACAGGAGATAATTCTGCAACACCTCCTGACTGCTTGGAGGACACCCAAGAAGAAGAGACCACATTGGTCGCAGAGGACACATCCGTCCTCTCTATTTCAGCAGTCAATGAGAGCAGCCCGCAATTCATCCTACATCAGGAATCCCCCGAAGAGTCCAAAGGGACTTCCTCCGATGAGATGGTCGCCAGCACTGATTCTGAGGTGGCTCACAGCAGCTGGACCCTTCTCGAAGCTGTGAACCAGGACGGTCGCCAGGAGTGGCCATCAGTCATGCAGGACCTTAGCCAGCTGCAGTCATGGGAGACCACAAGCATGGAGCAGGAAACCTCCACAATTTCACTCTCATCTTCCTCTGTCATAATCCGAGAGACTGTTGCAGTTGACATCACTCAGGAGGGTGCTTCCACTGAAATTGCTTCTCGGGGTCTCTTTGCTGAGGCCATGGCGGAGGAGCTCCAGAAGAAGTACAGTGAACTTCTGGCTGAGATACAAACTCTCAGAGAGGCGGCTGCAGAGTCACAGGAGAAGATCAAGACAGTGGAAGAAGAAACCCAAAGACTTACTGCTGAGAGGGAAGAGGTAGCGTCTCGGGCCAGTGACCTAGAAGAGGAGCTCAAGTCTGCCAGAGAGGCACTGCAAAGTCTTTCCCAGCAGAGCAGCTGTGAGGCAGAAAAACACAGTGCTGAAATGTGCCTTCTGgtggaacaaataaacattcTGTCCAGTGACACCCAAACTAAGGAGCAGGAAATCCATGCTCTCCAGGCTGATTTGGAAATGGCTCGCCAAGACCTCTCTAAGCAGGAGAGTTGGGGCCTGACGTTGAGCGCACAGTTGGAAGACAGAGAGCTCCTGTCCTCCCAGCTGGAGAGGAAGCTTCAAGATGTGGAGAACAGCATGTTGGAGCAGTCGCAGATGTCAGCTGTTGACAATGACTCTTTGTCCAAGAAGGACTCTGAGATCTGTGAGCTGCAGATCCGCCTCAGCCAGAAAGAGCAACAGATGACAGAGCTCGATGAAAGCACGTCTGCGAAACTCAGCCAAGCAGAAGAGGAACGAGTCTTGGTCCATAGTGAAGTCAGCAAACTGaaggaacagctggcagaactTCAGGATTTAAGAGAAGAGACATCTACTGCTGGGGATGAGGAACTTGTGAGTTTACGCAAGTCTAAAGAGGAGCTTGAAAGCCAGCTGGTAACCACAAGAAAAAAGTTGCAGGTTGTCCTTGTGCAAAGGAAAGAGCTCATGAAGAAGGTTACTGATATGGAGACTGAGGCAAAGGATAATGCAGCAAAAGAAGAAATGGCACCATTTGACGTTCAGAAGTCTTTAGCTGAAGAGATGGAGGCCAAACTAACGGAGCTCCAGCAAACATTGAGGTCCAAAGACGAAGCAATTGAGAATCTTCAGTGCAAGATTAGCGAACAGGAGCAACTTCTGTCCGAAACACTTGCACTGAACAGAGAGCTGAACAAGCAAGCTGAAAGCTCCAAACAGGCTGACGTGTACGCCGACAACACCTTGTTACAGTCCCAAGTGGCGTCCTTGGAAACAGAGTGTCAAACCCTGCAAAAGAAACTCGTGGAGGCCCAAGAATCTCGCAAGGAGAGCAACcgcaaagccaaagaaaaagaaaggcacCATCGGGATCAGCTcaagcagcaggaggaggaataCAATGACCTGATGGGACGTTTTCAGGTACAAAGTGACGAGCGTGAGGTTCTTCTCACAAAATTGAGGGAACTAGAAGATAAAATGAGGCCTCAAGAAGAGGAGCTGCTTCCTCGGGAGAGCAAGGAACTGGTTGCAAACACTGAGAAGACCTCGGCAAATGACTGGGTTCAAGAAGACTGGGTGGATTTCGCAGCATCTGAGACGGATTCTGGGCAACCTCAATCTAGTGTTCAGGGACAGCAACTGACCGACCAGTCAGAGGTTCTTTTTGTTCCATTGGAGGAACCCTTGAAAGCTCTCAAAGAAGAGATCCAGAATATGCGGATGGCAAACTCGGAGCTTGAGAACAAGCTTCAGGAAACTCAGACAAGTCTACTCCAGAAGGAGACTGAATTGCAGGACGTTAGCAAGGAGCTACAAGAGCtaagagaaaatgaaagacaGATTGAAGCCCTCTCTGATGAAATTAATGATCTGCGAGAAAAGTACCGACAAGCAGAGTCTTGCGCCGAGGCCTTGAAAGCAGAAATGGAAGCGGCAACCACCGCGGCATCTTGTCAGTCTGCCAGCTCCATTGCTGCGCTTCAAGCTGAAGTGGAGGATTTCAAAGTGTTCCTGGACAATAAGAACCAAGAGATCACAGAGTTAAGCCAGCAGCTCTGTGAGCAAAACACGCTCATAGTCTCAATGCAGGGGACGGTGGGCCAGAAGGATCAGCTAATAGCCTCCTTGGAGGAGAAACTCAAGGAGGAACAGGAGAAAAGCAAGAATTTGGACGTTGAGGTTCCGCAAaaacaagaggaggaggacaacGAAGCCAAGCTCCAGCAGCTTCAGCGTAAGCTTCAGGCGGCCCTGATCTCTCGCAAGGAAGtgctgaaagaaaacaaaagccaGAAGGAACAGCTGTCTTCGAGTGACACCCTCATAGCTGAGCTGCAGCAGAAGATGCAGGTGGCGCAagatgagctggagaagcttacAGCGGAACGTACCAGGCTAATTGACGAGGTGGACCGCATGCTGTTAGAAAACCAAAGCTTGGGCTCATCTTGCGAGAGCCTCAAGCTGGCTATGGAATCCATAGCAAGCGAGAAAGATGCCTGTAGAAGACAAGGCGAGTTGGCCAAAGAGGAGGCTGCTAGGGTGTGCAAAGGATGGGAGGAGAAGGTCGATGCCATGAAAGACGAGTATGAAACCCTTTTGCGCTCTTACGAAAACGTGAGTGACGAAGCTGAGCGTGTCCGGCGAGTCCTGGAGACTGCCAGGCAGGAGAGACAGGAGCTCGCTGCCAAAGCGAGGGCCAGTGAGGCCTCGAGGCAGGAAGCCGAAATGCAGGCGGAGGAGGCACGGAAAGAAGTGGAATCGGTgaaagagaaaatgagaaagttCATGAAAGCCAAGCAGCAAAAGATCCTGGAATTGGAGGAAGAGATGGAAAGACTTCGCCAGGGGCAGGAAAAGGAACTTGTAAAATCGGAGGATGAAGCTCAAACCACTGAGTTGAAGAGACTTCGGGAGGAAATGCAGACTTTGAAAGCGGAGTTGGACACTGCAGTGACAGAAAGGGATGCTTTTGCACAGAGGGTTGAACAACTGAAGGAATCATTTGATCAAGTGGAAGGACAATCTTACACAGCTCCTGTGGTAGGGGATGTTCAGCCCTCAGATCCAGTCGTGACGGAGACGGAGATGGTTGAGCACAAAGAAACCCCAAAGGAAACTCCAGATGACAACGTAAGTTCAACATCTGCTTTAGCTGCAGGCTCAGAACCCACAAGGGAAGAAGTTTTGTTTGAGAACAAAATGAAGGAGATGGAGCTTGCTTTCACTTCAGAAAGGGAACACTGGGTGGAGAGAGAGACCGAACTGAAGGCTAGGCTGGCCTCTCTTGAGCGAGATCTCCAGGAGAGCAACAAGAAGGTGACCCTGATGACCTCTTTGGAAGAATCTCTGCAGGAGAGCAAACAGCGGGAAAAGTCTCTGATTGAGGAAAGCTCCCAACGGGATCTTCAGTTGAAGGAACACCTCAGAAACTTGGAAAATGAGAAGGACAACCTGGAGGAGCGTCTCATGAACCAGCTAGCCCAGCTAAACGGCAGCATTGCAGGCTACCAGCAGGAGGTGGCAGACCTCCACGAGCGCCTTGCTGAACTTAAGCGAGAGACGGAGAAGTTAGAGAAGGAGCGGAGTGACCTCGAAGCCGAGGCCCGCGTCCAAACAGACCGAGCTTCCCGACTGGAGGAGGACATGAGGCAAGCCCTGAGGCACAGGGCTGAAGCTGAAGCAGAGACTGGGAAGCACAGGGAGCTGGAGCAGCAGCTGAGGTCTGCTCAGAGGGTCAAAGAAGGCAGCCAGAGCCGAGCACGTCAGCTCGAGGAACTCCTGAGGGAGAAGCAGCTGGAGGTCCGTCAGCTCCAGAAGGACAGCATACAATACCAAGAGAGGATAAGTGAGCTGGGAGTGGAAGCGAAGGCCCTGCAGCTGGGCCACAGTGAGCTCAGCAAGAACCTTCAACAGTCCCGAGAAGAGACGTCAAAAAACTTGGAGGACCTCAAGAGAACCGAAGCAGAATTAGCAAGCTGTAGATCCAACTTGAATGAGGCAAAGGAGCAATTAAGCCTTGTCATATTCCAGAAAACATCTTTGGAACAGAACGTCCTACAGAAGGAAGCTCTCTGGAAAGCTGAAGCGGAGCAAACGCTAGACTCCGTCCGATTCAGATTAGGAgctgaattaaaacaaatggaGCTGAGACTGGAAGAGGCTTACAGTGAACggggcaaagaagaagaagccacgCGAGAGGCCAGAGAGGCGGCGAATGTGTCTGACAGACGAGCACAGCAGATGCAGGCCCGTCTTGATGAGTCAATTGCCCGCCTTGCCGCCTTCTCGCGCTGCATGTCGTCCCTGCAGGATGACAGGGACCGAGTTCTGGACGAGGCCCGGCAGTGGGAGACTCGTTTTAACGACGCGCTGCTTGGAAAGGAGGCTGAGGTTCGTGACAAGGAAATCAGGGCCAGGGAGCTGGCAGAGAAACTTCACAAAGAATCTTCTCTCAAAGAAGAACTCCAGCTCTTAGTGGAGAG GTTAGAAAAAGCAGACAAGGAGTGGCAGCTGAAATTGGATGAGGCAGAAAAGAACTTAAGCGAGAGCCGAGCTGAGGCGGAGAAGGAGCACACGGAGCTGCTGCAAACCTCAGCCGAGCTGCGGTCGGCACAAACCCAAGTGCGTCTTCTCACGGGCGACGTGGAAAGCCACAATCAGAGGGCTTGTGCGCTGGAGGAGGCTGTAGCTCGGCTGCAGGAGGACGTCGGCAAAGCCCGGGCGGACCTGCAGGAGAGGGAGGCGGACGATCGCCGTCTGTGCCTGACCTTGGAGCAGCTGGAGGAGGACTTGCACAACTCCAAGGCCTTGACGGAGAGCCTGCAGGTGGAGTTACACGAGAAGGAGAAGAGGGAAGTGGAAATGCTAGCTGAGAAGGAGCAAGCGGTTACGCAG GCTGCGGAGGAGGCGCGCAAGGAGGCAGAGTGCAGAGCACGCGACGCCGAGGAAGACTTGGAGCGCATTCGAGGGGAACTGCGAGACTCTGAGGAGAAACACAGACAAGTTGAGGAGGAGAGCGACGGCCGGCGAGCCAAACTGGACTCGTTTACGAAGGCCATGGGCTCCTTGCAAGACGACCGAGACAGAGTACTCAACATGTACAAGCAGCTGGAGGAGAAACATCTCCAGGTCATGGTGGACAAGGACGCTGTGATCCAGGAGGCGGCGAGTGAGAGCAACAGTCTCAAGGAGGAGCTGCGCTCTCTGCTGGTCCAGAGGGACGACCTGTATGCCGAGAAGGCCAAGCTGTCCGCTCAGCTCCACGGCTACCGTGATGAGCTCAAGCAGGTTCTCAGCATGAAGGACTCTCAGCACAAACGACTCCTCGCCGCCCAGCAGGAGCGCATCGCCTCATTGGAGAAGGAACGTCGTGATTTGGAGAGTGCGCTGAGCGGCGTGGGTGAGTCAGAAGCTGTCCAAGTGGAGCGGGTGACGCCGTTGCAAGGCGTCGACGCTCCTGGAGCTGAGGTGGAGAAACTGAGGGAGCAGCTGGAGGCTGCCCGAGAGCAAGTGCAAGCTCTGGAGGAGAACCTTCTCAAGGAGAGGGAGGAGCACGAAAGGGAGACCAAAGAACTCTCAGAGCTACGCTGGGAGGGAGGCCTGATGCGCACAGAGTCAGAGAGCGCCCAGGAGAGGGTGGCCGAGCTGGCCCGGGACCTGCTGGCGGTCGAGCAGAAGCTGCTGGAGGAGAAGGAGCTGGCGGCGCAGCTGAGGGCAGAGAACCAGTCGTTCGGCAAGGCAATGGCCTCCCTTCAGGACAGCAAGGACCAGGCAGAAAACAAAGTCCGCCAGCTCGGCCTCAAGCTGGATGAGGCCACGAAAGTCGTGAACCCTTCGACTGGATCAAGTGGAGAAGTGTGGAGCCTGAAGAACGCCTTGCAAGCGCTGCAGAACGACCGTGAGAGACTG CTGGAACAGCTACAAGCGCAGACGACGGAGCTGAAGACCAACAAGTCAGAGCTGGCTCGTCTGGGAGCGGGAGAGCTAATCAAAGTCAGCCAGGAGCTCTCTGAGGAGAAGAACAAGAACACGAACATGGCCAGCGTCGTCGTGGAGATGGAGAACATGGCGGTGAGGGACAAGCAGGAAATAGAGGCACTCAG ACTGGAACGCGAGGACTGGATGGCCCAAGCCGAGCGGCTGAAGGAGCAGACTCTTGGCGCCCTGTCCGAGCGCGACCAGCAGCTGAGACAGCTCACCGCCATGTTGGAGGAGGCCCGGGCACGCAAGCCCAAACGCCAGAAGGAGCAGTACCACAGAGAG GCCTCACAGGAAGTGGACAGCGCTCCCGGCGCCCCTCAGGAGAGGAGCAACCTGCAGGAGGTGCACGTCTCCCACGGCCACCTTTCACAGCTGCGGCAGAG ACTAGAGGAAGAGACGCAGCAGAGGCTGGCGGCCGAGGAGCAGCTGATGGAGGCGCAGGATCGACTCAGGCG CCAAGCCAAATGGGAGGAGCAATCAGAGACGGCCGTTTTCATCGAGCCGCCCGAAGGCAGCGTCACGCGC ACCCGTCGCGGCACCACCGGCTTGTTGCGGGCGCTGCGGGCGGGCACGTGCTGGCGCCGCCGAACGCCGCTGCTGCTGGGTGTTTACCTGCTGAGCGTGCacgtgctgctgctgttgtgtgTGGGTGGCTTCCTGTGA
- the guca1aa gene encoding guanylyl cyclase-activating protein 1 translates to MGNSTGNTVDDLQAVEMHLWYKKFMTECPSGQLTLHEFKQFFGLRGLDTEANAYIEQMFRTFDMNKDGYIDFMEYVAALSLVMRGKMEHKLRWYFKLYDVDGNGCIDRHELLNIIKVVRSHNRTINNSQKGKRKRLSIPLSPQAIRAINGNENQEMTAEDFTNSVFNRIDINGDGELSLDEFVAGARSDDDFMEVMMKSLDLTHIVAMIHSRRHSV, encoded by the exons ATGGGCAACTCGACAGGCAACACGGTGGACGATTTGCAGGCGGTGGAGATGCACCTGTGGTACAAGAAGTTCATGACTGAGTGCCCGTCGGGTCAGCTCACCCTGCACGAGTTCAAGCAGTTCTTTGGCCTGCGCGGCCTCGACACGGAGGCCAACGCCTACATCGAGCAGATGTTCCGCACCTTCGACATGAACAAG GACGGCTACATCGACTTCATGGAGTACGTGGCGGCGCTCAGCCTGGTGATGCGCGGCAAGATGGAGCACAAGCTACGCTGGTACTTCAAGCTCTACGACGTGGACGGCAACGGCTGCATCGACCGCCACGAGCTGCTCAACATCATCAAGGTCGTTCGGAGCCACAACCGCACAATTAATAATTCTCAAAAAGGAAAACGGAAGCGCTTATCAATCCCGCTGTCCCCTCAGGCCATTCGCGCCATTAACGGCAACGAGAACCAGGAAATGACCGCTGAGGACTTCACCAACAGCGTCTTCAACAGGATCGACATCAACGGCGACG GCGAGCTGTCGCTGGACGAGTTTGTGGCGGGCGCTCGCAGCGACGACGACTTCATGGAGGTGATGATGAAAAGTCTGGACCTGACTCACATCGTGGCCATGATCCACAGCAGGCGGCACAGCGTTTAG
- the orc5 gene encoding origin recognition complex subunit 5, with amino-acid sequence MSSSTLLRKQQHPGYDDASLRRVAEQLPCRELQAGMLLSLMGEPQQYSLPCIFIYGHRATGKSHVLDILLKELELPHVTISCAECISTALFFEQVLMSFFGGDATAALPRCPSLSDFIRIYRQHRSRGAAEGTRYIVMEKAELLRDMDANLLPVLVRLQELVEDNVTVVLLSEVPWDTFRPSTGCSEPLPLHFPDYSKAELHQILTRDRHPSFTADFYSSYIHILLGVFYAVCRDLRELRHLAALNFSKFCEPVSEGKAKESDTHKLWRNIEPHLKKAMQTVYLREVSSLQWEKMHQVDTEAGPLKGLSAHTHVELPFYSKFLLIAAYLASYNPARTDKRFFVKHHGKIKKTNFLKKNEKTSNHLLGPKPFPLDRLLAIFYSVVDSRVAPTASIFSQISSLVTLQLLTQVSHADQLDAPKYKCAVSMDFICAISRTVNFDIIKYLYDFL; translated from the exons atgtcgTCGTCGACGTTACTTCGAAAGCAGCAGCATCCAGGCTACGATGACGCGAGCCTGCGAAGAGTGGCCGAGCAGCTGCCGTGTCGGGAGCTTCAAGCCGGGATGCTGCTGTCCCTCATGGGAGAG CCTCAGCAGTACAGCTTGCCTTGCATCTTCATCTACGGTCATCGCGCCACAGGGAAAAGTCACGTGCTCGACATTCTGCTGAAGGAACTCGAG CTGCCCCACGTCACCATCAGCTGTGCCGAGTGCATTTCCACCGCCCTGTTCTTCGAACAAGTCCTGATGTCCTTCTTCGGCGGGGACGCGACGGCCGCCCTGCCCCGCTGTCCTTCGCTGTCCGACTTCATCCGAATCTACAGGCAGCATCGCTCCCGGGGTGCCGCTGAGGGGACGCGTTACATC GTGATGGAAAAAGCAGAGTTGTTGCGAGACATGGACGCTAATCTGCTCCCGGTTCTTGTGCGTCTTCAGGAACTG GTGGAGGACAACGTGACCGTCGTCCTGCTCAGCGAGGTCCCGTGGGACACATTTCGGCCGAGCACAGGCTGCTCGGAGCCTCTCCCGCTCCACTTCCCCGACTACAGCaaag ctgAGTTGCACCAGATCTTGACCCGGGACAGGCACCCGTCCTTTACTGCTGACTTCTACTCGTCCTACATTCACATCCTGCTGGGGGTCTTCTACGCTGTCTGCAGGGACCTCCGGGAATTGCGGCACCTG GCTGCGCTCAACTTTTCTAAATTCTGCGAGCCCGTCAGTGAAGGGAAAG CCAAAGAGAGTGACACGCACAAGCTTTGGCGTAATATTGAGCCTCACCTGAAGAAGGCCATGCAAACGGTCTACCTGCGGGAGGTGTCCAG cCTCCAGTGGGAGAAGATGCATCAAGTGGACACGGAAGCTGGCCCTTTAAAAG GTTTGTCGGCTCACACTCATGTGGAGCTGCCGTTTTACTCCAAGTTCCTGCTGATCGCCGCCTACCTGGCGTCCTACAACCCCGCACGCACTGACAAGCGCTTCTTCGTCAAG CATCAcggcaaaataaaaaagaccaaCTTCCTGAAGAAGAATGAAAAG ACCAGCAACCACCTGTTGGGGCCCAAACCTTTCCCTCTGGACCGCCTGCTGGCCATCTTTTACAGCGTGGTGGACAGCAGGGTGGCGCCCACCGCCAGCATCTTCTCTCAG ATCTCCTCGCTGGTCACCTTGCAGCTGTTGACTCAAGTCAGCCATGCTGACCAGCTGGACGCCCCAAAGTACAAATGCGCCGTCTCCATGGACTTCATCTGCGCTATATCCAG GACGGTGAACTTTGACATCATCAAGTAtctgtatgacttcctgtga